In a genomic window of Streptococcus mitis NCTC 12261:
- the metG gene encoding methionine--tRNA ligase, with amino-acid sequence MSEKNFYITTPIYYPSGKLHIGSAYTTIACDVLARYKRLMGYDVFYLTGLDEHGQKIQQKAEEAGITPQAYVDGMAVGVKELWQLLDISYDKFIRTTDDYHEKVVAQVFERLLAQDDIYLGEYSGWYSVSDEEFFTESQLAEVFRDEAGNVTGGIAPSGHEVEWVSEESYFLRLSKYQDRLVEFFKSHPEFITPDGRLNEMLRNFIEPGLEDLAVSRTTFTWGVPVPSNPKHVVYVWFDALLNYVTALGYDQDEHANFDKFWNGTVFHMVGKDILRFHSIYWPILLMMLDIKLPERLIGHGWFVMKDGKMSKSKGNVVYPEMLIERFGLDPLRYYLMRSLPVGSDGTFTPEDYVGRINYELANDLGNLLNRTVSMINKYFDGQIPAYVEGVTEFDHALAQVAEQSIADYHTHMEAVDYPRALEAVWTLISRTNKYIDETAPWVLAKDEALRDQLASVMSHLAASLRVVAHLIEPFMMETSRAVLTQLGLAEVASLENLNLADFPADVTVVAKGTPIFPRLDMEEEIAYIKEQMEGNKPAVEKEWNPDEVELKLNKEEIKFEDFDKVEIRVAEVKEVSKVEGSDKLLQFRLDAGDGEDRQILSGIAKYYPNEQELVGKKVQIVANLKPRKMMKKYVSQGMILSAEHDGKLTLLTVDPAVPNGSVIG; translated from the coding sequence ATGTCTGAAAAGAATTTTTATATTACAACACCGATTTACTATCCATCTGGTAAACTTCATATCGGTTCTGCCTACACAACCATCGCTTGTGATGTCCTAGCACGTTACAAACGCCTGATGGGCTACGATGTCTTTTATCTGACAGGTCTTGATGAGCATGGTCAGAAAATCCAGCAGAAAGCTGAAGAAGCTGGCATCACACCTCAAGCTTATGTTGATGGGATGGCAGTTGGAGTCAAAGAACTCTGGCAATTACTGGATATCTCATACGATAAATTCATCCGTACAACGGATGATTACCATGAAAAAGTTGTCGCACAAGTCTTTGAACGCTTGCTGGCTCAAGATGATATTTACTTGGGTGAATACTCTGGTTGGTATTCAGTATCAGATGAGGAATTCTTTACAGAAAGCCAGCTTGCAGAAGTTTTCCGTGATGAAGCTGGAAATGTGACGGGTGGTATCGCTCCATCAGGTCATGAGGTTGAATGGGTTTCAGAAGAATCTTACTTCCTTCGCCTCAGCAAATACCAAGACCGTCTAGTAGAATTTTTCAAGTCCCATCCTGAATTCATCACTCCAGATGGTCGTCTGAATGAAATGCTTCGCAACTTCATCGAGCCAGGTTTGGAAGATTTGGCAGTTTCTCGTACAACCTTTACATGGGGTGTTCCAGTACCATCAAATCCAAAACACGTTGTCTATGTTTGGTTTGATGCTCTGCTCAACTATGTGACAGCTCTTGGCTACGATCAAGACGAACACGCTAACTTTGACAAGTTCTGGAACGGAACAGTCTTCCACATGGTTGGAAAAGACATCCTTCGTTTTCACTCAATCTACTGGCCAATCCTTCTTATGATGTTGGATATCAAATTGCCAGAACGTTTGATTGGTCATGGTTGGTTTGTCATGAAAGACGGTAAGATGTCTAAGTCTAAAGGGAATGTTGTCTATCCTGAAATGTTGATAGAGCGTTTTGGACTAGATCCACTTCGTTACTACCTCATGCGCAGCCTTCCAGTTGGTTCAGACGGAACCTTTACTCCTGAAGACTATGTAGGCCGTATCAACTACGAATTGGCCAATGACCTTGGAAACCTCCTCAACCGTACGGTTTCTATGATTAACAAGTACTTTGATGGTCAGATCCCTGCCTATGTAGAGGGTGTGACAGAGTTTGACCATGCTCTTGCTCAAGTAGCAGAACAATCAATCGCAGACTATCATACACACATGGAAGCAGTTGACTACCCACGTGCTCTTGAAGCAGTCTGGACTCTGATCTCTCGTACCAATAAATACATCGATGAGACCGCCCCATGGGTCTTGGCCAAGGATGAAGCTCTCCGTGACCAATTAGCAAGTGTCATGAGTCACTTGGCAGCTAGCCTTCGTGTCGTTGCTCACTTGATTGAGCCGTTTATGATGGAAACTAGTCGTGCAGTTTTGACTCAACTTGGTTTAGCAGAAGTTGCTAGCCTTGAGAACTTGAACTTGGCTGACTTCCCAGCAGATGTGACTGTAGTTGCCAAAGGAACACCAATTTTCCCACGTCTCGATATGGAAGAAGAAATCGCCTATATCAAGGAACAAATGGAAGGCAACAAACCAGCAGTCGAAAAAGAGTGGAACCCAGACGAAGTTGAGCTCAAACTAAACAAGGAAGAAATCAAGTTTGAAGACTTTGACAAGGTTGAAATCCGTGTCGCAGAAGTCAAAGAAGTGTCTAAAGTAGAAGGTTCAGATAAGTTGCTTCAATTCCGCTTGGATGCTGGTGATGGTGAAGATCGTCAAATCCTCTCAGGAATTGCCAAATACTATCCAAATGAACAAGAATTGGTCGGCAAGAAAGTCCAAATTGTTGCTAACCTCAAACCACGTAAGATGATGAAAAAATATGTCAGCCAAGGGATGATTCTCTCAGCTGAACATGATGGAAAATTAACCCTTCTCACAGTTGATCCAGCTGTACCAAACGGAAGTGTGATTGGGTAA
- a CDS encoding PadR family transcriptional regulator, with amino-acid sequence MKETQLLKGVLEGCVLDMIGQKERYGYELVQTLREAGFDTIVPGTIYPLLQKLEKNQWIRGDVRPSSDGPDRKYFSLTKEGEERVSVFWQQWDDLSQKVEGIKNGG; translated from the coding sequence ATGAAAGAAACTCAGCTATTAAAAGGTGTTCTTGAAGGTTGTGTCTTGGATATGATTGGTCAAAAAGAGCGGTATGGTTATGAGTTGGTTCAGACTTTGCGAGAGGCTGGATTTGACACTATCGTTCCAGGAACTATTTATCCTTTGTTGCAAAAGTTAGAAAAAAATCAATGGATAAGAGGCGACGTGCGCCCGTCGTCAGATGGTCCAGATCGGAAGTATTTTTCGTTAACTAAAGAAGGAGAAGAACGTGTCTCAGTCTTTTGGCAACAATGGGACGATTTGAGTCAAAAAGTAGAAGGAATTAAGAATGGAGGGTAA
- a CDS encoding aldo/keto reductase, with translation MRYITLGQDDKELSEIVLGMMRIKDKSVREVEELVETALSVGINAFDLADIYGLGRCEELLGLVLKNRPDLREKMWIQSKCGIRIEEFTYFDFSKEYILQSVDGILERLQVDYLDSLLLHRPDALMEADQVAEAFDILYKQGKVRNFGVSNQNPMMMELLKKDVKQPLAVNQLQLSVAFTPGFESGFHVNMEDSQAAMRDGSIFEYCKLHDVVIQAWSVLQFGYFKGNFVGNEKFQALNQVLDRLATKYGVTSSTIAISWILRYPAKMQAVVGTTNPKHLREVSQAGNFSLTRKEWYEIYLAAGNNLP, from the coding sequence ATGAGATACATAACTCTTGGTCAAGATGACAAAGAATTATCAGAAATTGTTCTCGGAATGATGAGAATAAAAGATAAGTCTGTTAGAGAAGTTGAAGAGCTTGTAGAAACAGCACTTTCTGTTGGAATCAATGCTTTTGACTTAGCTGATATATATGGTCTTGGTCGTTGTGAAGAACTGTTAGGTCTTGTCCTAAAAAATCGTCCAGATTTAAGAGAAAAGATGTGGATTCAGTCCAAATGTGGCATTCGCATTGAAGAATTTACCTATTTTGATTTTTCAAAAGAGTATATATTACAATCAGTTGATGGGATTTTAGAAAGATTGCAGGTTGATTATTTAGATAGCTTGCTTCTTCATCGACCAGATGCTTTGATGGAAGCTGACCAAGTAGCAGAAGCCTTTGATATCCTTTATAAACAAGGTAAGGTTCGAAATTTTGGAGTTTCTAATCAAAATCCTATGATGATGGAGTTGCTTAAAAAAGATGTCAAGCAGCCGTTAGCTGTTAATCAGCTACAATTGAGTGTGGCTTTTACACCAGGATTCGAATCAGGTTTTCATGTTAATATGGAAGATAGTCAAGCAGCTATGCGAGATGGCAGCATTTTTGAATATTGCAAATTACACGATGTGGTCATTCAAGCATGGTCTGTCTTACAATTCGGGTATTTCAAAGGGAATTTTGTTGGAAATGAGAAATTTCAAGCTTTAAATCAAGTACTTGATCGTTTAGCTACTAAATATGGAGTAACCTCTTCAACTATTGCCATTTCTTGGATATTGCGTTATCCAGCAAAAATGCAGGCAGTCGTAGGCACCACAAATCCTAAGCACTTGAGAGAAGTTAGCCAAGCGGGAAACTTTAGCTTAACAAGAAAAGAATGGTATGAAATTTATCTTGCTGCAGGGAATAATTTGCCGTAA
- a CDS encoding DUF2829 domain-containing protein gives MTFEEILPGLKAKKKYVRTGWGGAENYVQLFDTIEQNGVALEVTPYFLINVSGEGEGFSMWSPTPCDVLATDWVEVHD, from the coding sequence ATGACATTTGAAGAGATTCTGCCTGGATTGAAGGCTAAGAAAAAATATGTACGTACTGGTTGGGGAGGTGCGGAAAACTATGTGCAGCTTTTTGACACCATTGAACAAAACGGGGTTGCTCTTGAAGTGACACCTTATTTCCTAATCAACGTGTCTGGAGAAGGAGAAGGTTTTTCCATGTGGAGTCCGACACCTTGTGATGTTTTGGCGACGGATTGGGTAGAAGTGCATGACTAG
- a CDS encoding 3-oxoacyl-ACP reductase, whose amino-acid sequence MTRRVLITGVSSGIGLAQARLFLENGFQVYGVDQDENPLLEGDFHFFQRDLTLDLEPIFDWCPRVDVLCNTAGVLDAYKPLLEQSAQEIQEIFEINYVTPVELTRYYLTQMLENKKGIIINMCSIASSLAGGGGHAYTSSKHALAGFTKQLALDYAGAGIQIFGIAPGAVKTAMTADDFEPGGLADWVASETPIKRWIEPEEIAEISLFLASGKASAMQGQILTIDGGWSLK is encoded by the coding sequence ATGACTAGACGTGTATTGATTACAGGAGTGAGTTCAGGGATCGGCCTAGCTCAAGCTCGCCTCTTTTTAGAGAATGGCTTTCAAGTTTATGGAGTTGACCAAGATGAAAATCCGCTCTTAGAGGGTGATTTCCACTTTTTTCAGAGAGATTTGACCTTGGACTTGGAGCCTATTTTTGACTGGTGTCCTCGGGTGGATGTTTTGTGCAATACTGCTGGAGTTTTGGATGCTTACAAACCACTTTTGGAACAATCAGCGCAGGAAATTCAAGAGATTTTTGAAATCAACTATGTGACTCCTGTTGAGTTGACTCGCTATTATTTGACGCAAATGCTGGAAAATAAAAAAGGAATCATTATCAATATGTGTTCTATTGCTTCGAGCCTAGCAGGTGGCGGTGGACACGCCTATACTTCTTCGAAGCACGCCTTGGCAGGATTTACCAAGCAGTTGGCTCTAGACTATGCGGGAGCTGGGATTCAGATCTTTGGTATCGCTCCAGGAGCAGTCAAGACAGCTATGACAGCTGACGACTTTGAACCAGGTGGCTTAGCAGACTGGGTGGCTAGTGAAACGCCAATCAAGCGCTGGATTGAGCCAGAGGAAATAGCAGAGATTAGCCTTTTCTTAGCCAGTGGAAAGGCCTCTGCCATGCAGGGACAAATTCTGACAATAGATGGTGGCTGGTCTTTGAAGTAG
- a CDS encoding ASCH domain-containing protein, which translates to MTPQEMWNAYKKIDPSIGDEVDAWAFGVETDLLADLVFKGEKTATASAYDLYALEDEPLPQEGTFDVILDSQNQAVCIVEITRVSVQPFNQVSAQHAYKEGEGDKSLTYWRQVHEACFAEWLREAGLTFTPNSKVVLEEFRKVYPL; encoded by the coding sequence ATGACACCGCAAGAAATGTGGAATGCATACAAGAAAATTGATCCCTCTATCGGAGATGAGGTAGATGCCTGGGCTTTTGGAGTGGAAACAGATCTCTTGGCAGATTTGGTGTTTAAAGGCGAAAAGACAGCAACCGCCTCAGCCTACGACCTCTACGCACTAGAAGACGAACCTCTTCCACAAGAAGGGACCTTCGATGTTATTTTAGATAGTCAAAATCAGGCTGTCTGCATTGTCGAAATTACAAGGGTTTCCGTTCAGCCCTTTAATCAAGTTTCTGCGCAACATGCCTATAAGGAAGGTGAGGGAGACAAATCTTTGACCTATTGGCGTCAGGTTCATGAGGCTTGTTTCGCCGAGTGGCTGAGAGAAGCAGGACTGACTTTTACACCTAACAGCAAGGTCGTTTTAGAAGAATTTCGCAAGGTCTACCCACTGTAG
- a CDS encoding M1 family metallopeptidase → MQAVEHFIKQFVPEHYDLFLDLSRETKTFSGKVTISGQAQSDRISLHQKDLAISSVEVEGEARPFTVDHDNEALHIELAEAGQVEVVIAFSGKITDNMTGIYPSYYTVDGVKKEVLSTQFESHFAREAFPCVDEPEAKATFDLALRFDQAEGELALSNMPEIDVENRKETGIWKFETTPRMSSYLLAFVAGDLQGVTAKTKNGTLVGVYSTRAHPLSNLDFSLDIAVRSIEFYEDYYGVKYPIPQSLHIALPDFSAGAMENWGLVTYREVYLVVDDNSTFASRQQVALVVAHELAHQWFGNLVTMKWWDDLWLNESFANMMEYVCVDAIEPSWNIFEDFQTGGVPSALKRDATDGVQSVHVEVKHPDEINTLFDGAIVYAKGSRLMHMLRRWLGDTDFAKGLHAYFEKHQYSNTIGRDLWDALGQASGRDVAAFMDSWLEQPGYPVLTVKVENDVLKISQKQFFIGEHEDKNRLWVVPLNSNWKGLPDTLETESIEIPGYAALLAENKTALRLNTENTAHYITDYQGDLLDAVLADLVELDNTSKLQIVQERRLLAEAGHISYADLLPVLDKLAKEESYLVVSAVSQVISALERFIDEGTEAERAFKALVAKLARHNYDRLGFEAKDGESDEDELVRQLAISMMIRSNDAEASQAASQIFAAHKENLAGLPAAIRSQVLINEMKHHETKDLLALYLDTYTHATDAVFKRQLAAALAYSKDADNIQTLITSWKDKFVVKPQDLSAWYFQFLSHQATQETAWSWARENWAWIKAALGGDMSFDSFVILPAHVFKTQQRLAEYKEFFEPQLSDLALSRNIGMGIKEIAARVDLINREKTAVEAVVLQYGNA, encoded by the coding sequence ATGCAAGCAGTTGAACATTTTATTAAGCAATTTGTTCCTGAACATTATGATTTATTTTTAGACTTGAGTCGTGAGACCAAGACTTTTTCTGGAAAGGTGACTATTAGTGGTCAGGCACAGAGTGACCGCATTTCCCTTCATCAAAAAGACTTGGCAATCTCTTCTGTAGAAGTTGAAGGGGAAGCTCGCCCATTTACAGTTGATCATGACAATGAAGCTCTTCATATTGAATTAGCTGAGGCTGGTCAAGTTGAAGTGGTTATCGCTTTCTCAGGAAAAATTACAGACAACATGACAGGGATTTACCCATCTTACTACACAGTTGATGGAGTCAAGAAGGAAGTCTTGTCAACTCAGTTCGAGAGCCATTTTGCGCGAGAAGCTTTCCCATGTGTGGATGAGCCAGAAGCCAAAGCAACTTTTGATCTAGCTCTTCGTTTTGACCAAGCTGAAGGTGAATTGGCCTTGTCTAACATGCCAGAAATCGATGTTGAAAACCGTAAGGAAACAGGTATCTGGAAGTTTGAGACAACACCTCGCATGTCTTCTTACTTGTTGGCCTTTGTTGCAGGTGATTTGCAAGGTGTAACGGCTAAAACTAAAAACGGTACCCTCGTAGGTGTTTATTCAACCAGAGCTCATCCACTATCAAACCTTGATTTCTCACTGGATATCGCTGTTCGCTCTATCGAGTTTTACGAAGATTACTATGGAGTTAAGTACCCGATCCCTCAATCTCTCCACATCGCCCTTCCTGACTTCTCAGCTGGAGCTATGGAAAACTGGGGTCTCGTGACCTACCGTGAAGTTTACTTGGTTGTCGATGATAACTCAACTTTTGCTAGCCGTCAACAAGTTGCCCTTGTTGTGGCACATGAATTGGCTCACCAATGGTTTGGTAACCTGGTAACTATGAAATGGTGGGATGACCTTTGGCTCAATGAAAGCTTCGCCAACATGATGGAGTACGTCTGTGTGGATGCTATTGAACCAAGCTGGAATATCTTTGAAGATTTCCAAACAGGTGGTGTTCCGTCTGCCTTGAAACGTGATGCGACTGATGGTGTTCAATCTGTTCACGTCGAAGTGAAACATCCAGATGAAATCAATACGCTCTTTGACGGAGCTATCGTCTATGCCAAAGGAAGTCGCCTTATGCATATGCTTCGTCGTTGGCTAGGTGATACCGATTTTGCCAAAGGTTTGCATGCCTACTTTGAAAAACATCAATACAGCAATACAATTGGTCGTGACCTTTGGGATGCTCTTGGTCAAGCGTCTGGACGTGATGTTGCAGCCTTCATGGATTCTTGGTTGGAACAACCTGGTTATCCAGTTCTCACTGTCAAAGTTGAAAATGATGTCTTGAAGATCTCACAAAAACAATTCTTTATCGGTGAGCACGAAGACAAGAACCGTCTCTGGGTTGTGCCACTAAACAGCAATTGGAAAGGCTTGCCTGATACACTCGAAACTGAAAGCATCGAAATCCCTGGCTATGCAGCCCTTCTTGCTGAAAACAAAACAGCACTTCGTCTCAACACTGAAAATACAGCCCACTACATTACCGACTATCAAGGAGATTTGTTGGATGCAGTTCTTGCTGACCTAGTTGAGCTTGATAACACAAGTAAACTGCAAATCGTCCAAGAACGTCGCTTGCTTGCTGAAGCAGGGCACATTTCTTATGCAGACTTGCTTCCAGTCCTTGATAAACTCGCTAAAGAAGAATCTTACCTTGTCGTTTCAGCTGTTTCTCAAGTAATTTCTGCCCTTGAGCGCTTTATCGATGAAGGAACAGAAGCTGAAAGAGCCTTCAAAGCCTTGGTTGCTAAATTGGCTCGTCATAATTATGACCGTCTTGGTTTTGAAGCTAAAGATGGCGAATCAGATGAGGATGAATTGGTTCGTCAGTTGGCCATTTCTATGATGATTCGCTCAAATGATGCAGAAGCTAGTCAAGCCGCTAGCCAAATCTTCGCAGCACACAAGGAGAATCTTGCAGGACTCCCAGCAGCTATTCGTTCACAAGTTCTCATCAATGAGATGAAACATCATGAGACTAAAGACTTGTTAGCACTTTATCTTGATACTTATACGCACGCAACAGATGCTGTCTTTAAACGTCAGTTGGCAGCAGCTCTTGCCTACAGTAAAGATGCGGACAATATCCAAACCTTGATTACTTCTTGGAAGGACAAATTTGTGGTCAAACCACAAGACTTGTCTGCTTGGTACTTCCAGTTCTTAAGCCATCAAGCAACTCAGGAAACAGCATGGTCTTGGGCTCGTGAAAATTGGGCTTGGATTAAGGCAGCTCTTGGTGGAGATATGAGCTTTGATAGCTTTGTTATCCTTCCTGCTCACGTATTTAAGACTCAGCAACGCTTGGCAGAGTACAAGGAATTCTTTGAACCGCAACTTTCTGACCTTGCTCTTAGCCGTAATATCGGTATGGGAATCAAGGAAATTGCAGCGCGTGTTGACTTGATTAACCGTGAAAAAACTGCAGTGGAAGCAGTCGTTCTTCAATACGGAAACGCATAA
- the ciaR gene encoding two-component system response regulator CiaR, whose protein sequence is MIKILLVEDDLGLSNSVFDFLDDFADVMQVFDGEEGLYEAESGVYDLILLDLMLPEKNGFQVLKELREKGITTPVLIMTAKESLDDKGHGFELGADDYLTKPFYLEELKMRIQALLKRSGKFNENTLTYGNIVVNLSTNTVKVEDTPVELLGKEFDLLVYFLQNQNVILPKTQIFDRLWGFDSDTTISVVEVYVSKVRKKLKGTTFAENLQTLRSVGYILKDVQ, encoded by the coding sequence ATGATAAAAATCTTATTAGTTGAGGATGACCTAGGCCTGTCAAATTCAGTATTTGACTTTTTAGACGATTTTGCGGATGTCATGCAGGTATTTGATGGTGAAGAAGGTCTCTACGAAGCTGAAAGTGGCGTCTATGACTTGATTTTGCTCGATTTAATGTTACCTGAAAAAAATGGCTTTCAAGTCTTGAAAGAATTGCGTGAAAAAGGAATTACGACACCAGTTCTGATCATGACTGCCAAGGAAAGTTTGGATGACAAGGGACATGGATTTGAATTGGGAGCAGATGATTATCTGACCAAACCTTTCTACCTAGAAGAACTCAAAATGCGGATTCAAGCGCTTCTCAAACGTTCAGGTAAATTTAATGAAAACACCTTGACTTATGGAAATATTGTGGTTAATTTGTCAACCAATACTGTTAAAGTCGAAGATACTCCTGTCGAATTGCTAGGTAAAGAGTTTGATTTATTAGTTTATTTCCTTCAAAATCAAAATGTTATTTTGCCTAAGACTCAGATTTTTGATCGTCTATGGGGATTTGATAGTGACACAACGATTTCGGTTGTCGAAGTCTATGTTTCAAAAGTCCGTAAGAAATTAAAAGGAACCACTTTTGCAGAGAATTTGCAAACCTTGCGCAGTGTTGGGTATATTTTAAAAGATGTTCAGTAA
- the ciaH gene encoding two-component system sensor histidine kinase CiaH, whose amino-acid sequence MFSKLKKTWYADDFSYFIRNFGVFTLIFSTMTLIILQVMHSSLYTSVDDKLHGLSENPQAVIQLAVNRATEEIKDLENAATDTSKTEIKPNVSSNTEVILFDKNFTQLLSGNRFLGLDKIKLEKKELGHIYQIQVFNSYGQEEIYRMILMETNISSVSTNIKYAAVLINTSQLEQASQKHEQLIVIVMASFWILSLLASLYLARVSVRPLLESMQKQQSFVENASHELRTPLAVLQNRLETLFRKPEATIMDVSESIASSLEEVRNMRFLTTNLLNLARRDDGIKPELAEVPTSFFNTTFTNYEMIASENDRVFRFENRIHRTIVTDQLLLKQLMTILFDNAIKYTEEDGEIDFMISATDRNLYLLVSDNGVGISAEDKKKIFDRFYRVDKARTRQKGGFGLGLSLAKQIVDALKGTITVKDNKPKGTIFEVKVAIHTPSKKKK is encoded by the coding sequence ATGTTCAGTAAACTAAAAAAAACATGGTATGCGGATGACTTTAGTTATTTTATCCGTAACTTTGGTGTATTCACTCTGATTTTCTCTACCATGACTCTGATTATTTTGCAGGTCATGCACTCGAGTCTTTATACTTCGGTGGATGATAAGCTTCATGGACTAAGTGAAAATCCTCAAGCAGTTATTCAGCTTGCTGTAAATAGGGCAACAGAAGAGATTAAAGATTTAGAGAATGCCGCTACAGATACTAGCAAGACTGAGATAAAACCCAATGTCAGTTCCAACACAGAAGTCATTCTTTTTGATAAGAATTTTACCCAGCTCCTTTCTGGAAATCGATTTTTGGGATTGGATAAGATTAAGTTAGAGAAAAAAGAACTAGGACATATCTATCAGATTCAGGTTTTTAATAGCTATGGACAAGAAGAAATCTATCGCATGATCTTGATGGAAACGAATATCAGTTCGGTTTCAACCAATATCAAGTATGCAGCTGTCTTGATTAATACCAGTCAGTTGGAGCAGGCTAGTCAAAAGCATGAGCAATTGATTGTGATTGTGATGGCTAGTTTCTGGATTTTGTCTTTACTTGCCAGTCTCTATCTAGCTAGGGTCAGTGTTCGGCCCCTGCTTGAGAGCATGCAGAAGCAACAGTCCTTTGTGGAAAATGCCAGTCATGAGTTACGAACTCCACTTGCAGTTTTGCAAAATCGTTTAGAGACCCTTTTTCGTAAGCCAGAAGCAACCATTATGGATGTGAGCGAAAGCATTGCGTCTAGTTTGGAAGAAGTCCGAAATATGCGTTTTTTGACGACAAACTTGCTGAACTTAGCTCGTAGAGATGATGGGATTAAGCCGGAACTTGCAGAAGTTCCAACCAGTTTTTTCAATACGACTTTCACAAACTATGAGATGATTGCTTCTGAAAATGACCGTGTCTTTCGTTTTGAAAATCGGATCCATCGAACGATTGTCACGGATCAACTTCTTTTGAAACAACTGATGACCATCTTATTTGATAATGCCATCAAATATACTGAGGAGGATGGTGAAATTGATTTTATGATTTCAGCGACTGATCGTAATCTGTATTTACTTGTTTCTGACAATGGAGTCGGTATTTCCGCAGAAGATAAGAAGAAAATATTTGACCGCTTTTATCGAGTGGACAAGGCTAGAACCCGCCAAAAAGGTGGTTTTGGTTTAGGTTTATCCCTAGCCAAGCAAATTGTAGATGCCCTAAAAGGAACCATTACTGTTAAAGATAATAAACCAAAGGGAACAATCTTTGAAGTGAAGGTAGCCATCCACACACCATCTAAAAAGAAAAAATAA
- a CDS encoding DUF3270 domain-containing protein produces the protein MPVRKLQSYEVDNQEELSQQVPRYQDYTPEAQSDANLKEILFFVNIAVFCICIAIFSFIFLALKLSPALAFAAAIGSSLLVLKVQRSIIKRKRRR, from the coding sequence ATGCCCGTAAGAAAATTACAATCCTATGAGGTAGACAATCAAGAAGAATTAAGCCAGCAGGTTCCTCGCTATCAAGATTATACACCTGAAGCACAATCTGATGCCAATCTCAAGGAAATCCTATTTTTTGTTAATATCGCTGTTTTTTGTATCTGTATTGCTATCTTTAGTTTTATCTTTTTAGCATTAAAATTATCACCTGCTCTTGCCTTTGCCGCAGCAATCGGATCCAGCTTACTTGTTTTAAAAGTTCAACGGTCTATTATCAAACGAAAACGTAGAAGATAA
- a CDS encoding peptidase U32 family protein, producing MEKIIITATAESIEQVEQLLEAGVDRIYVGEKDFGLRLPTTFSHDQLREIANLVHDTGKELIVAVNALMHQDMMDRIKPFLDFLEEIKTDYITIGDAGVFYVVNRDGYSFKTIYDASTMVTSSRQINFWGQKAGASEAVLAREIPSAELFKMPDILEIPAEVLVYGASVIHHSKRPLLQNYYNFTHIDDEKTRKRDLFLAEPSDPESHYSIFEDNHGTHIFANNDLDLMTKLTELVEHGFTHWKLEGLYTPGQNFVEIAKLFIQARSLIQEGNFSHDQAFLLDEEVRKLHPKNRFLDTGFYDYDPDMVK from the coding sequence ATGGAAAAGATTATCATTACAGCAACTGCTGAAAGTATTGAACAAGTTGAACAACTGCTCGAAGCTGGCGTGGACCGTATCTATGTTGGTGAGAAAGATTTTGGCCTTCGTCTGCCAACGACCTTTAGTCATGACCAATTGCGTGAAATCGCTAATCTGGTTCATGATACTGGTAAAGAATTGATCGTTGCGGTTAATGCCCTCATGCACCAAGATATGATGGACCGTATCAAGCCTTTCTTAGACTTTTTGGAAGAAATCAAGACAGACTACATTACGATTGGGGATGCAGGTGTCTTTTACGTAGTCAATCGCGATGGTTATTCATTTAAGACTATCTACGATGCCTCAACTATGGTAACTAGCAGTCGTCAGATTAACTTCTGGGGACAAAAGGCTGGCGCATCTGAGGCTGTTTTGGCACGTGAAATTCCATCAGCTGAACTCTTCAAAATGCCAGATATTTTGGAAATTCCTGCTGAAGTTTTGGTTTACGGAGCTAGTGTTATTCACCATTCTAAACGTCCACTCTTGCAAAACTATTATAACTTTACACATATCGATGATGAAAAGACCCGCAAGCGTGACCTCTTCTTGGCTGAGCCAAGTGACCCAGAGAGCCATTATTCTATCTTTGAAGACAATCATGGTACCCACATCTTTGCCAACAATGACCTTGATTTGATGACCAAATTGACAGAATTGGTCGAGCATGGTTTCACTCACTGGAAACTAGAAGGACTCTACACTCCGGGACAAAACTTTGTTGAGATTGCAAAACTCTTTATCCAAGCGCGTAGCTTGATCCAAGAGGGCAACTTTAGCCATGACCAAGCCTTTTTGCTGGATGAGGAAGTACGTAAGTTACACCCTAAAAACCGTTTCCTTGATACAGGATTTTATGACTACGATCCTGACATGGTTAAATAA